The following nucleotide sequence is from Acetivibrio cellulolyticus CD2.
CAAATGCTCTGTACCAACATAATTATGACCAAGGGTCATTGCACTTTCCTGCGAAAGACTTACTGCTTTCTCTGCTTTTTCAGTAAAACGTCCATACATATTCAAATCCTCCTTCGTATTAAATTGTCATGTTGTTGTCTACTATAGATGAAAAACTCTAAAATTATATTTAAAGGATGTTTTTCATCTAAATTAGATAACGTTTAAGTGATATATAGATTTAACTTAACTTTTCGTTATCTATATGTTTATCGCCAAAATATCCCAAGCACAACACTATATATTCAATTTAATTTTTCTCGTATCATTTCGGCCCTTCTAATATCCCTTTCATCAGGACTTAAAGTTTTGGCGAAACTCATCTGCAAATTCGCCGGCTGAATCTTAAGAAGTATCTCGTTAAGCTTACTTACTTCTATGTCTTTAATTATTCCCATATCTACGCCAAGTCTAACATCAGAAATTAATTTAAAGCTCTCTTCCGAAGAAATAATTCTCGCGTTAGATAGTGTGCCTAAAGACCGGTAAATTTTATCTTCAAACCTGAAAGGATTTTGCTTGTACAACTCCGACCTTAATATCCTTTCCTGATTAATAATCTGGTTTCCAATATTCATGATATTATTTATAATCTCTTCTTCAGATTGCCCTAATGTGATCTGATTAGATATCTGAAATAAATTACCGGAAGCCTCACTGTTTTCTCCATAAATCCCTCTAACTGCTATACCAAGCTTGCCGCAAATCTCCAACATCCCTTTTATATAACCTGTCATTGTAAGTGCCGGAAGATGCAACATTGCTGACGCTCTAATACCCGTTCCCACATTTGTCGGGCAACAAGTCAGATAACCATACTTCTCACTGAATGAGTAATCTATATTTTCCTCAAGCAAACTATCTATTCTATTACAAAGTTCCCAAGCCTTATCAAGCTGCAGGCCTGAAAACAGACATTGAATTCTAAGGTGATCTTCTTCATTTATCATAATACTTATCTTTTCATCACTGCTGATTATTGCAGCACTTTCAGTTCTTCCTCCAGCAAGGTTTGGACTTATAAGATGCTTTTCCACCAGAACCTGTTTGTCAATAGGGTTCATCTTCTGCATATCTTTAAATTCAAAATCGCTAGTTGCAGTGCTGCTATTAAAAATAGCATCCTTCACTTTTTCTATTACTTTTTCTCCCTCCTCCCTATTCATCTTAAAAGGAAAAGGAATGTCCTTAAAATTACGTGCCAATCGCACTCTACTGCTCATAACTACATCCGATTCAGGTCCCTTTTCATAATACCAACCTTCCATAAGTCCACCTCCAAATCCTGCTTCAAACTATGATGCACTGCTTTCCAATGCTCTAATCTTATCCCTTATTTCCGCCGCCTTTTCATACTCTTCACTTTTTACTGCCTTATCCAGCTGCTCCTTCAAAGAATCTATTTCCTTTGAGACTTTAACAGTCTCATAAACCTTTTTGGGCACCTTTCCATGATATTGAAGATTTCCATGTAATCTTTTCAAAATCGGCATTAACTTATCTCCGTAAACCTGATAACAGTTTTCACAACCAAGCTTGCCTATCTTTTTAAATTCTTCGTAACTCATTCCGCATTTATCGCATACAAGTTGCTGTTCTGCAACTGATGGTCTTACCGGGAAGCCAATCAGTCCTGAGAAAAAGTCGTTAACACTAAGCGGAGATCCAATTATTATCTTTCCTTCATCCCTAGCGCATTGTTCGCAAAGATAAATTACATTTTTAGCGTTGTTTATAACTTGTGTAACTTGTATATTGGCGACCCTCTTTTGACAATTCTGGCACAACATATGCCTCACTCCTTTCACAGGACTTCCTAGCGCTTTTTAACATTACTAATATCTAATAAAGTTTATTTACCAATCCGCTTAATAATACCACCAGACTAAATGAATGCTCCCGCTCTTTGCATGACAATTTGCCATCAAGTAAGCCTTATGCTAAAAAGCATTGGAAGTTATATTTCATCTTTCCTAAACCAACAGACTGACCAACATATTTTTCAATATACTTGCTCTTATATTTCCTCTATGCTCCACAGGCACAAGTGACAATGCCTTGTCACTTGTAGCCGCTTTCAGAAGCAATCCATCCCTTTCGGAAATAACGCTATAGTCTACGAAATTGTTTATAAATACCAGTGCTGACTGTTGTGAGATATTGTCTCCCATTGAATTGATAATGTGCATAAGATAATTCTTACCTTTATGCTCTATACTAACCCTTCTAATACTTATATGCCCGCCACCGCCACGTCTGCTCTCAACATAATAACCTCTTTCGGTGGTAAACCTGGTATCTATAACATAATTAATCTGAGAAGGTACACAATTAAACTGGTTGGCAAGCTCGTTTCTCTGAATTTCAATAGTCCCATCAGTGTCACTGATTAACTGTTTTATAAAAGATTCTATTAAGTCACTAAGTTTTGCCATGTGCATCACCTTCCGCATTGATTTTGACTTTCTTTGACTTTCAATAATATTATAAAATATTTCCTTCCTGTCTTCAACAAGGCAAAACACAAAAAATAGCTAAAAATATCCGAATAATTAAAATATATCACTCTTATTAATAATTATTTAGCCAAACTTCTAATTGCTTTTCTTATTGTCTTTCTTAACTTTATCATCTGGAGATACTTCCTCAGTAACCTCGGCTAAATATCTTGCCCTATTCCGTTGTCTATCAGGTGTCATCCATTGGTCAAATGATGATATAAACTCACCATACATTGTTACATCTTCAATTCTTTCATCTTTGATATTAGTTTTATTGTTTTTATTTGCCATAATTAAATACACTCCTCTGAAATAAATATTTAATTTATTTTTTTCAGAGGAGTGTATTTGTATACTGAAACTTTTTGAAAGCAATTATTTGGGAATATTCATAATAATTCCAAGTACGGCCAATATTACAGGCTGATGTATAATATATACATATAGCGAATTTCTTCCAATGAAATTTACAAATCTACTTTTGATGGTAAATGGAAAAATACTTTTCTTCTCTTTATAAAGTATCCTGCTCAAACCCATTCCCAATAAAAATGCCCACGCATAAGGAAAAATAGGATAATAATCCGAGGATGTAAACTCAGAATTGTACAATCCGAACATACACAAATAATTATTGGTAACTTTAATGTTAGGCAGTATAGACGTTGTGGCAGCGATAACCGCTGTGGCAGCAATAACCGCACTTAAAACAAACAGCCACGGAGTAGGAAGTTTCTTTAACAAAGGCGAAGCAATCATACAAACTCCAATAAAGTGCAAAATACCAAACACAATAAAAAACTCCGGATTAATCAAATAGGTTACAGCCGTTATTCCTAAAGCAATAGAAAAAACTAAAAATCCACGTTTAAGGCTGCTCCGGCTAAAAGCTGTACTGATACCTGAAACCATAATAAATGAATTGCCGACTATTTTTACGATCACATCATTAATCCCACCATCATAATTAAGATTCATACCATAAAAACACTGCAGATCGAAAACCACGTGCAAATATATCATTGCAAGGATCAGTAAGCCTCGTAAAAAGTCTATCTCCCAAACGCGTCCTTTTTTCTTGATGTCCGTCATTCGTACAAGCTCCCTCGTTTTTAGCTTAATCATACCACAAATTGCCGCATTAGCAAGGGTGTTTTTGGAAACCTCCTACTGCTAGTCTAGGAGAATTTCTCTTTTATAGACAGCTTTTCCCTCCATCTTCTGCTGGCTTTTTTCTTTCAAAGTATCAATACCATCAGTACCTATATAAATAGATAACTTAGTCAATTTTTTACCCTTTACCGCAAAAACCTCTGTTGCTCCATTTTGTTCATTAAAATCAAGTCTATTGCCATCTTGATCAAAAATAGTAATCGCAAATTCTGCCAACTTGGATTTAGCGATATTTTCCATCTCTTTTTCAATATCAATAGGTTGTTTTCCATCTGCTACAAGTTTTTCCGACGCTATTTTAAATCTCTCATAGTACCCTTCAATTTCTTTTTGAGAAAGCTCTCTAGTTGGTATAATCGAATCTACTTTCACTTCATATGGCGTAACAATTATATTTTTAATGCCATAGCCAACTGAATTTTTTTCGTTTACTTCTATTGTCCGTGTATTATCTCTATCAACAGTAATCGGTAGTATAAAATCCCACTGCCCGTCAATCTTTAACATAGAAAACCCGTCCGCTTGATCAGCCCATATTTTACTAAATGAAAGATATAAATCAAATGAATCTAAAGCTTTATCGGAAATGCTGGTCAAATCCAACTTTATCATTCCTTCAAAAGCATTCTTATCAACTTGTGTACCTTCTATATGGTTGTTCATTAACTGCTTTTTCTGTCCATCTACTCCAATCCCCCAATTTCCTTCTGTATATAAGAACTGATGAGTTAAAGGGCCTTCTGCACCACTATATAAACTTGCCACTTCTCCAAATGATTTACTATTTTTTATTAGAAATGAAATGTACGCTGAACTTCCATCACAATAAATTTCCGATGCAGTCATTTTGAGCCCGTTATCCTCTGCTGTTTTGTATGTACTTTGAGCTTTAGAAGAATAATCTCCCGAAAACACTACTTTTC
It contains:
- a CDS encoding CtsR family transcriptional regulator, which encodes MAKLSDLIESFIKQLISDTDGTIEIQRNELANQFNCVPSQINYVIDTRFTTERGYYVESRRGGGGHISIRRVSIEHKGKNYLMHIINSMGDNISQQSALVFINNFVDYSVISERDGLLLKAATSDKALSLVPVEHRGNIRASILKNMLVSLLV
- a CDS encoding DUF4179 domain-containing protein, whose translation is MKDKFDHIFIPIPDRLDEVIESSMREVRKIHKRRKFKRIGVLGTAAAVIVSIAICAANPALASKLPILGRIFANVERKVVFSGDYSSKAQSTYKTAEDNGLKMTASEIYCDGSSAYISFLIKNSKSFGEVASLYSGAEGPLTHQFLYTEGNWGIGVDGQKKQLMNNHIEGTQVDKNAFEGMIKLDLTSISDKALDSFDLYLSFSKIWADQADGFSMLKIDGQWDFILPITVDRDNTRTIEVNEKNSVGYGIKNIIVTPYEVKVDSIIPTRELSQKEIEGYYERFKIASEKLVADGKQPIDIEKEMENIAKSKLAEFAITIFDQDGNRLDFNEQNGATEVFAVKGKKLTKLSIYIGTDGIDTLKEKSQQKMEGKAVYKREILLD
- a CDS encoding protein arginine kinase; the protein is MEGWYYEKGPESDVVMSSRVRLARNFKDIPFPFKMNREEGEKVIEKVKDAIFNSSTATSDFEFKDMQKMNPIDKQVLVEKHLISPNLAGGRTESAAIISSDEKISIMINEEDHLRIQCLFSGLQLDKAWELCNRIDSLLEENIDYSFSEKYGYLTCCPTNVGTGIRASAMLHLPALTMTGYIKGMLEICGKLGIAVRGIYGENSEASGNLFQISNQITLGQSEEEIINNIMNIGNQIINQERILRSELYKQNPFRFEDKIYRSLGTLSNARIISSEESFKLISDVRLGVDMGIIKDIEVSKLNEILLKIQPANLQMSFAKTLSPDERDIRRAEMIREKLN
- a CDS encoding heparan-alpha-glucosaminide N-acetyltransferase, translating into MIKLKTRELVRMTDIKKKGRVWEIDFLRGLLILAMIYLHVVFDLQCFYGMNLNYDGGINDVIVKIVGNSFIMVSGISTAFSRSSLKRGFLVFSIALGITAVTYLINPEFFIVFGILHFIGVCMIASPLLKKLPTPWLFVLSAVIAATAVIAATTSILPNIKVTNNYLCMFGLYNSEFTSSDYYPIFPYAWAFLLGMGLSRILYKEKKSIFPFTIKSRFVNFIGRNSLYVYIIHQPVILAVLGIIMNIPK
- a CDS encoding UvrB/UvrC motif-containing protein produces the protein MLCQNCQKRVANIQVTQVINNAKNVIYLCEQCARDEGKIIIGSPLSVNDFFSGLIGFPVRPSVAEQQLVCDKCGMSYEEFKKIGKLGCENCYQVYGDKLMPILKRLHGNLQYHGKVPKKVYETVKVSKEIDSLKEQLDKAVKSEEYEKAAEIRDKIRALESSAS